GCTTGACCCAGACGAAGGTATTGATTCGGTCTTGTTTGTCCTTCGGCAGCCACCTTGGACATCCAATGCTCCCGATGGGGATCCAAGATTTTGGAACGCCCGCGGGATCGTTCGGGACTTTCTTGCGCAGTTGTATGAAACCGCTTTGGCCCCTGTTCGCATCACACGCCGCGTTCCTGTTTCGCTCTGGAACAAAGAGACACTTGAATACTTATATCTTTATGTCAAGGATATCGGGGCGTTGCGATCTCTCGTAGGAGGGAGAACGCCTGCTGAATTCTTCCGGGGGCTCGAGAGCACTCACGTGTCTGAACTTATTGAAGAAGTCCGGATTCGCGTGAGGTTGAAGAAGAACGACGGTGGGGTCACTTTCCGCGAGCTCAGTGAAGGCGAACAGCAGTTATTGACGGTGCTCGGTCTCCTTCGCTTCACAGCGGAAGAACAGAGCCTTTTCCTTCTCGATGAACCGGATACACACTTGAATCCACGTTGGAGTGTCGATTATCTGAATTATTTACGCAAGTTTGTGGGAACTGACGATGACAACCGCGAAAGTAGCCACGTAGTACTCACTACCCACAACCCATTGGCGATCGCTGAATTGGAACGCGAGCAGGTTCAGATTCTCAGATTGTCCTCGCAGGATGGTGCTCGTAAGGTGGTCGTGAGTTTTCCCGAACTCGATCCGCGTGGACAAGGCTACGCTGCGATCGTTACAAGCGATATGTTCGGTATCGCGTCGTCTATGGATAAGCCGACGCAGTTACTCCTTGAAAAACAACGGATATATGCAGGCAAGCGAACTCTTACCGATGAGGAACAAGCGGAGCTTGAAAGGCTAAATCATTCCTTGAGTCGTCTCGGCTTCCGGTTCTTCCATCCTGACGATGAATTTTCGCGATACCTAAGGATCCGCAATGAGAAGCTCGAAGCTCGCTTCGGAACTGCAGACGGTGATGTCCTCGCTGGTGCCGTTCTGCAGATGAGCCGCGACGACCGCGAAGCGCTCGCTACCGAGCTAATTGACGAGTTGCTCGCCGAAGAATCCGACCTGAAGAACGAGTTCCAATGAGATTTGTCGATCTAGACAACCTTCGAGTTCCAGATGGATGGATGGACGAGGCGAAGGCCGCCGCAGACAAAGTTGCTGCTGGGGGTGATCCTGACGATGGCGCCCATGTCTGGAGAAAACTTAAGAACCAACTTGCTGTGCTACTCCATGACAAATGCTGGTTTTGTGAAACTGTAATAACGAGATCTGACAATGCAGTTGATCATTTCCGGCCCAAGAACCGGGTGAGTGATGCCGCTAATCCACATACAGGTTACCGGTGGCTTGCCTTCGACAGGTCGAACTTCCGGTACTCTTGTACGTTTTGCAACAGCTTGCGGAAGGGTGGCGGCACAAAAGGGGGTAAAGCGGATCGTTTCCCGCTTCTCGATGAGAGCTGTCGGTTGTATGCTCCTGGGGCCCTTGACCAAGAAACACCAACACTCTTGGATCCATGTGATATCAACGATTGGGAGTTGCTGGGTTGTAAGCAAGAAAACGGGGAGCCGTGCCCCGCAACTCAAGATTCGATGGACAAACTTCGAGCGAAGACCTCGATCGAGATCTACCACCTCGATCATGAACCTACGTGCAAGCAGAGGCACACGGCTGCCGTTGACCTAATCGCGAATGTTGAACAGGGGAAACGACTTTTTCTTCTTTCCCAGACGAACGCTGTGTTCAAACGGGAATGGAAGGCTGTAGCGAAGAAGATAAAGCGCGCGATTGATCGTCACTCTCCATACAGCGGAGAGATGATATTTCTGCTGCGCGGTATGCGGGATTCAGCGCACCCGTGGATTCAAGCACTTTTAGAAGGCTAAAGCTTATGCACGCGATAGTTCCCGGCTCTAGGCTTGCCCCAGCTTCTACGTAGATCCTCCACTGGCTCGGCTTCTGCATCCGCCACGACCGGAGTGAACGGCGGCTGTTTCTCCTGACTTCGGAGCCGATGCCCACCTTCCTCCGCGTGTACGATCCTGCCCCTCGCACCCGTGCGGGGGGCGCATGAAGCTGGTCGTCTTCGGACTCACCATCACCTCCAGCTGGGGGAACGGGCACGCCACGCTCTGGCGCGGTCTCGTCCGCGCGCTCATCGCCCGCGGGCACCGCGTGGTGTTCTTCGAGCGCGACGTGCCGTACTACGCCGGCGCGCGCGACCTGTGGGAGATCCCGGGCGGCGAGCTGGTCCTCTATCCCTCCTGGGACGCCGTCCTCCCCTGCGCCCGCAGCCACCTGGCCGACGCCGACGTGGCGATGGTCACCTCCTACTGCGCCGACGGCGTCGCCGCCGCGCGCGCGGTGCTCGACTCGCCCGCGCAGCTGCGCACCTTCTACGACCTGGACACGCCCGTCACTCTCGACGGGGTGAAGACGGGGCGCGAGGTGCCGTACCTCCCCCCCGAGGGGCTGGGCGGCTTCGACCTGGTGCTCTCCTTCACCGGCGGCGCGGCGCTGGAGCAGCTTCGCACCACGCTCGGCGCCCGCCGCGCGGCGCCCCTCTACGGCCACGTCGATCCGGACGTGCATCGCCCCGTGCCGCCGCTGGAGGGGCCGCGCGCGGACCTCAGCTACCTGGGCACCTACGCGGAAGACCGGCAGGCGGCGCTCGAGGCGCTGTTCATCGCCCCCGCGCGGCGGATGCCGGGGCGGCGCTTCCTGATCGCCGGCGCGCAGTATCCGCACGACTTTCCGTGGACGGACAACGTCTATTTCCAGCGCCACCTTCCGCCGGCCGGCCATCCCGCGTTCTTCTGCTCGTCGCGCCTCACGCTCAACGTCACCCGGCGAGCGATGGCGGAGATGGGCTTCTGCCCGAGCGGGCGGCTGTTCGAGGCGGCGGCGTGCGGCGTGCCCATCCTCACCGACGCGTGGGACGGGCTGGGCGCCTTCTTCACCCCCGGCGAGGAGATCCTGACCGCGTCGACGACGGACGAGGCGATCTCCGCCATCTCGTTGGGGGATGAGGAGTTGCGGCGCATCGCCGCCGCGGCGCGGGAGCGGACGCTGGCGGAGCACACGTCGAAGCGGCGGGCGATGGAACTGGAGGAGATGCTGGACGCGGCGGTGCGCGGCGAGGAGTGGGGCGGGGGAGAAGCGGTTGCGGAAGGTTCACTCGCGATGGAGGCGTGAGGGCGATGTGGGGGATCGTGCCGGCGGCGGGGGCGGGAACGCGGATCCAGCCGCTCGCGTTCAGCAAGGAGCTGCTCCCCGTGGGGAGCCGCGAGGACGAGGACGGCGTGGAGCGCCCGCGCGCGGTCAGCGAGTACCTGGTGGAGCGGATGATCCGCGGCGGCGCGGACCGCATCTGCTTCGTCATCTCCCCCGGCAAGAGCGACATCCTGGGCTACTACGGCGGGGAGATCGGCGGCGCGCACGTGTGCTACGTCGTCCAGCCGAAGCCGGCGGGGCTGTGCGACTCCATCTTCCGCGCGCTGCCGTTCATCGCCGCGGACGAGGACGTGCTGGTGGGGCTGCCGGACACGCTCTGGTTCCCGGAAGACGGCTTCGCGGCGCTGCCGGACGGCGAGCTGTCGTTCCTCCTCTTCCCCGTGGACCGCCCCGAGTTCTTCGACGCGGTGGTGCACGACGACGACGGGAGCGTCACCGAGATCCAGGTGAAGCAGCCGGGCGCGGCCACGCACTGGGTGTGGGGCGCGTTCAAGCTCCCGGCGCGCACGCTGGCCGATCTCCACGCGCTCTGGCAGGAGCGGGGGCGGCGCGACGAGTACATCGGCACGCTGGTGAACGCGTGGCTGGAGCGGGGCGGCCGCGCGCGCGGCATCCGCGCCGGCCAGGCGTACGTGGACGTGGGCACGCTGCACGGCTACCGCGAGGCCATCCACGTGCTCGAGGAGCGCCCCCCGCACCTCGCGGGAGATGCGGCGACGGTCGAGCCGCGGCCCTGGCGCGCGGCGGCCGGCGTCGCGCTGGGGTGATGCCGGTCCGGCATGGAGAGGGGCGAATGAATTCGCTGCAACAACCACACGAAGTCCGCCTTCGCGGACTACAGGCGGTGGTGCGGGCGAGGCTTCGGTGCTCGCGGCGAGCGATGGGCGGTGATGGCGCGGTAGCCTGCAGCCGCACGAAGTAACCGCGAGCGAAGCGAGCCGAAGTCCCTCTCCTGCAGTTCGGGAGAGGGACAGGCTGGACGGGCGCGACGGGTCGCGCCGGCCAGCCAGGGTGAGGGCCCCGCGCGGTCGCGAAGAGGACGCGAGGTCTGGTGTCGTGCAGTATCTAACCCGATGAGGCGACTGGAGATGACGACGACGGTGGAGGCGGGGCCGTACTCGGCGGAGATGATCGAGGCGCGCGTCCGCGAGCTGGGCCCGTGGTTCCACAACCTGGACCTCAAGGGGGTGAAGACGGCGCCCGAGCACTTCCTGGGCGACTACCCCAACATCAAGTGGCGCAACTTCGCGCACGCCATCCCCGCCGACCTCACCGGCAGGACGGTGCTCGACATCGGCTGCAACGCCGGCTTCTACAGCATGGAGATGAAGCGCCGCGGCGCATCCCGTGTCGTCGGCGTCGACAGCGAGGACCTCTATCTCGACCAGGCGCGCTTTGCCGCAGAGGTCGAGGGGCTCGACATCGAGTACCGCAAGCTCTCGGTCTACGACGTCGCCCGGCTGGGGGAGAAGTTCGACTTCGTCATCTTCATGGGCGTGCTCTACCATCTCCGCCACCCGCTCCTCGCGCTCGACCTCCTCCACGAGCACGTGGTGGGGGATCTGATGCTGTTCCAGAGCATGCAGCGCGGCTCGACGGATGCGATCGACGTCGGCGAGAACCACGAGTTCTGGGAGACGGAGCTGTTCGACCTCCACGCCTATCCCAAGCTGCACTTCGTCGAGCACCGCTATGCGGACGATCCCACCAACTGGTGGGTGCCGAACGCCGCCTGCGCCGAGGCCATGCTGCGCAGCGCAGGCTTCGAGATCGTGGAGCACCCCGAGCAGGAAGTCTACCTCTGCCGCCGCGGCGCCGTCCCCGACGAGCTGCCGCGCGCCGTCTATCCCGCGGGCACGGGAGCGGCCCGGTGATCGAGGCGGTGATGCTCTGGAACGAGCCGAACAACATGTCCCACTGGGACTTCGGCATCGACCGGGGGTGGCGGATCTACGCGGACATGGTGAAGCGCGCAGGGGCCGCCATACGCGCCGAGCGGCCCGGCCTGCCGCGCGTGCTGGGGGGGATGAGCCCCATCGACCCTGGGTTCGTCGCGAACCTGCAGGCGCAGGGCGCGCTGGACGAGATCGACGTGGTGGCGGTCCACGGCTTCCCGCTCGACTGGAACCTGTGGAGCGTGGACGACTGGCCCGCGCGCCTCCAGTCCGTCCGCGACGTCACCGACCGCCCGGTGTGGGTCACCGAAGTGGGCGTGTCGACCTACGCCAACGAGGAGGTGCAGCGGCTGGGGCTGAAGAAGACGGCGGAGATGCTGCGCGGCCGCGCCGGCCGCGTCCACTGGTACTCGCTCTTCGACCTCCCCCGCGAGTGGGGCGCGACCACGCGGCACAAGGAGCGGGAGGGATCGTCGTACTTCCGCCACTTCCACATGGGCCTGATCCGCGCGGACGGCACGCCCAAGAAGGCACTGGAGACGTTCGGCGATTACGCGCCCGAGCTCGGCCTCTGCCAGTGGTTCCACTACCAGGACCCGCGGCTGGACGAGGCGGTGAAGTGGTTCCGCGAGCTGGGGGTTACGAAGGTTCGCACCGGCCTGGCCTGGAGCGACGACCACGACCGCGGCGCCGAGGCCTGGTTCGACCGCCAGATGGCCGCGCTGGAGCCGTTCGACGTGACGGTGACGTTCTGCTTCACCCCGGAGTGCCGCGGCATCGTCCCCCACCACACCAGCCCGCCGCAGTGCGTGGACG
This window of the Longimicrobium sp. genome carries:
- a CDS encoding nucleotidyltransferase family protein; its protein translation is MWGIVPAAGAGTRIQPLAFSKELLPVGSREDEDGVERPRAVSEYLVERMIRGGADRICFVISPGKSDILGYYGGEIGGAHVCYVVQPKPAGLCDSIFRALPFIAADEDVLVGLPDTLWFPEDGFAALPDGELSFLLFPVDRPEFFDAVVHDDDGSVTEIQVKQPGAATHWVWGAFKLPARTLADLHALWQERGRRDEYIGTLVNAWLERGGRARGIRAGQAYVDVGTLHGYREAIHVLEERPPHLAGDAATVEPRPWRAAAGVALG
- a CDS encoding glycosyl hydrolase, with the translated sequence MIEAVMLWNEPNNMSHWDFGIDRGWRIYADMVKRAGAAIRAERPGLPRVLGGMSPIDPGFVANLQAQGALDEIDVVAVHGFPLDWNLWSVDDWPARLQSVRDVTDRPVWVTEVGVSTYANEEVQRLGLKKTAEMLRGRAGRVHWYSLFDLPREWGATTRHKEREGSSYFRHFHMGLIRADGTPKKALETFGDYAPELGLCQWFHYQDPRLDEAVKWFRELGVTKVRTGLAWSDDHDRGAEAWFDRQMAALEPFDVTVTFCFTPECRGIVPHHTSPPQCVDEFADFCARMVRRYG
- a CDS encoding glycosyltransferase, which encodes MKLVVFGLTITSSWGNGHATLWRGLVRALIARGHRVVFFERDVPYYAGARDLWEIPGGELVLYPSWDAVLPCARSHLADADVAMVTSYCADGVAAARAVLDSPAQLRTFYDLDTPVTLDGVKTGREVPYLPPEGLGGFDLVLSFTGGAALEQLRTTLGARRAAPLYGHVDPDVHRPVPPLEGPRADLSYLGTYAEDRQAALEALFIAPARRMPGRRFLIAGAQYPHDFPWTDNVYFQRHLPPAGHPAFFCSSRLTLNVTRRAMAEMGFCPSGRLFEAAACGVPILTDAWDGLGAFFTPGEEILTASTTDEAISAISLGDEELRRIAAAARERTLAEHTSKRRAMELEEMLDAAVRGEEWGGGEAVAEGSLAMEA
- a CDS encoding TIGR04290 family methyltransferase, with product MRRLEMTTTVEAGPYSAEMIEARVRELGPWFHNLDLKGVKTAPEHFLGDYPNIKWRNFAHAIPADLTGRTVLDIGCNAGFYSMEMKRRGASRVVGVDSEDLYLDQARFAAEVEGLDIEYRKLSVYDVARLGEKFDFVIFMGVLYHLRHPLLALDLLHEHVVGDLMLFQSMQRGSTDAIDVGENHEFWETELFDLHAYPKLHFVEHRYADDPTNWWVPNAACAEAMLRSAGFEIVEHPEQEVYLCRRGAVPDELPRAVYPAGTGAAR
- a CDS encoding AAA family ATPase, with protein sequence MRLDKLTIGSPKDSPTHTFKNLKNVTIDFDAAHWVTVVIGWNGTGKSNVLEALAIIFRDLITKKGPQFAYQLTYTIGPASGGRRIEIDADPDREKAPYVFHITRKSQDIADAKSGELALDSHVRSKLTKISKFLDEDHLNLPRYVFGYYSGESTRMRDVFRPYLESYDRLLRRGEDPGLRRLFFALPVHSQFVLLAFLIQQNEEVRAFLDEHLGLDPDEGIDSVLFVLRQPPWTSNAPDGDPRFWNARGIVRDFLAQLYETALAPVRITRRVPVSLWNKETLEYLYLYVKDIGALRSLVGGRTPAEFFRGLESTHVSELIEEVRIRVRLKKNDGGVTFRELSEGEQQLLTVLGLLRFTAEEQSLFLLDEPDTHLNPRWSVDYLNYLRKFVGTDDDNRESSHVVLTTHNPLAIAELEREQVQILRLSSQDGARKVVVSFPELDPRGQGYAAIVTSDMFGIASSMDKPTQLLLEKQRIYAGKRTLTDEEQAELERLNHSLSRLGFRFFHPDDEFSRYLRIRNEKLEARFGTADGDVLAGAVLQMSRDDREALATELIDELLAEESDLKNEFQ